The genomic stretch CTCTGTGGCCGGCTTCTGTCGTCCCTCGGCCAGTGAGCCTTTGGGGAAGGCTGTGCCCGGTCTCGGGCTGGTGGTGGTAGGGGTGGACAGCCCATGGGGCTTCAGTTTCAGGCCCCTCTCAACTTTGGACCTTGATGATCTGGGTATCCTCGCAGGAAGCATCTTTGGTGGGTGGTACCTGCCTCTAGGGGGTGGAGAGGAGTCCTGCTGGCTCCCTGAGAGGCTCAGTAAACGCGACCTGCTCTCTCCCCAGACTGAGCTCCTGGGGCGGGGCCGAGTGGTGGTGGGGGCCGTGAGGGAGGCTCAGCTGGGGTCTTGAGATGCCTGCCCAACCACCCCAGGGCTGTGTGCCTGCACTGGTGGTCTGGGGGTGACTTTTGGGCTGAGCATGGTTGAGTCTGGGTCTTTGGACAGGGTTCTCCCCCCggggctgggaagggggctgGCTCCCACgctttcattcatccatcaagcAGCAGCCGCCTGCCCCAAACCCTGCATGATGTTCACACCCCTGGGAGGCTGTGGGCAGCACAGAGCAGGGATGTGGGAACACCTCTGGCTGTTTCCAGAGATGACCAGAGAAAGAAGCTGCTTCCGCTCTGAAGGAGACAAAACAAATGCCCCCCAGGTGGGGGCAGAGATGGGCTACGGAACCCACGGAGGGCTGGGTCGGGCCAggcaggactgggggagggggcatcTAGCTGGAGCACCGCATGGATGGAAGCCCAGGGGAGAATGAGGAGGGGGGACAGGTGTGGACTGGGAAGGGGGCTAGGGGGCTTGGGGTGCCATGGAGTGGGGAGTGAGAGCTAGCAGAGGCTCCTGGTGGGTCCCAGCACCTTTGAGGCCCCTTGGGGGAGTTGGGGGCCGTGACTGGGAATCACGTTTAAGCCCCTCTGGTCCGGAGGCCACAGAAAGCTGGCGTTCTGCAGCCCGGGGCTCCGTTTTGGGGAAGATGATCGATCGCAGAGTGGCGCTGTGCCCTCGGTTCTGGTGCCCATCTGTCCCCTCCGAGGAGCTGACTGCAGGGCTGGACTGTGTAGCCCAAGGGGCGGGGCCTGCGGGGGTGATGAGGGGGAGGCAGCACCCTGAGCAGAGGTGCCGTCCAGATCAGGGATGGGGCCGGTTCTGCCCCTCCCACGGCCAGGCTGCAGGACATCTGAGGCTGTCACCCCTTGGATGGCTGCCTCCTTCATGTCGTGAGAGAGGCACGCACACGTGAAACCACACCGGTGGGTTCCGTGAGCCTTCTGTGGAGGAAGGCAACGCAGGGAGCCGATGGGGTGGTGCTGGGCTGCTTGCCGTCTCCAGCGGGAGAGGCCTCACCGAGAATGTGTCATTTGCACAAAGCTCTGGAGGGAGAGTGGGGCAGGCGTGTCGCTGGCAGTGGGAGCAGCAGGGGCAGAGGTCCCGGGGCGGGCAGCTCGGCCCCCTGAGGGGCCCTGGGGAGCTTTGTCTGCTGCGGAGCCATGTGGCCTTTGTGTGTGCGGCTGCGAGGAGGCAGATGCGGGCAGGGATGCCGGGCAGCGCAGGGAGACGGGGCTCTGTCACAGCCGTCCAGGCGAGGTGACGCGGCTGGAGGGAGTGAGCAGGGGGTGTGGGGTGCACATGAGGGGAGCAGAGGCCCCTGAGGGCTTGGCCCCAGCAGGCGGCACTGAGGAGAGGCGGCCTGAGCCACGTGGGCGGGGGATGTGGGACCGGGCAGGTGCGGGCACTCCTGGGGCTGCGCTTCCCCCTGGTGCGGTGCCCCTGCTGGGGAGGGGCTTTGGCCCTTCCCCGTGACGGCCCTcgggggccctgggctgggatTGAGTGCACAGCTGCTTCCCCTCTCATGCCTGCCTTCCCTGGGCATCTGACCCCAGGTGGATCTGCAAACTGTCACTGCCTTGTGTTCCCCCAACCCTCGTGTGTGGGAGGAGCTGAGCTTGCCCACTGAGACCTCAAAGTCGTTCACGAGGGTCCTCCCTTCTCCTTCCAGGAGGGAGCCATGGACCTGCTGCGGGAGCTGAAGGCCATGCCCGTCACGCTGCACCTGCTGCAGGTAGGGCCCTGTGTGCCCCCCCAGCTCCCAGGCACCTGGCAGAgcttcctgcccccaccccggcccTCGGTTGGCATGAGTCCCTGCCCCTGAGGAGACTGTCCCTTGCCTTTCTCTGATGCTCCAAGAGACAGGGAGGGGCGTTCAAGGAAAATCCACTGCGTCCCTCACTGAGCTTCCCGCAGATGGGGCAGTAACCGTCGGGAGGGCATCCCTCCCCTCGCTGGTCCCCAGCCTGCACTGTGGGAGTCACCGAGGGTCTGTGGGGAGGGTCTGACCGCTGCCCCCAACCTGGCCGCTTGCCTTGCAGTCCACCCGCGTTGGCATGTCCGTCAACGCCCTGCGGAAGCAGAGCTCGGACGAGGAGGTCGTCACGCTGGCCAAGTCTCTCATCAAGTCCTGGAAAAAGCTCCTGGGTGCGGGTCAGGCAGCCTAGGCTGAGCgtgggggcagggggcacccACGACGCGCTGGCCCTTCGCAGACTGTGCTGTTCCCGAGCCAGGGCCACCTGGGGCCCAGTCCCGGCAGCACGGGctcaggctgggaggagaggggctcCACGAGGAGCAAGGGGAAGAGtagaggggagggggctgcgcTGAGCCCTGGAGGGGGAcctggcagagctgggggaggTCGCCCGGGGGAAGAGTCAGAGGGCAGGGGGCAGCTCCggacgtggggaggggagggggcggggcgaggagggggaggaggaggagggaggggggtggggttaggaggaggagggaggggggtcTGGAGCCGCTCAGGGGGAACAGGGGCAGCCTCTTTCTAGGGACAGTGGGGCGACTGGGATGCCACCACTGGACCCTGAggttcccctcccttcccagcccctccTGGGCTCTGTCCAAACCCTTGGGAAACAGAGCTGCATGTCCTGGGCTTCTCTCCAGTCCTGCGTGGCTGTTGGGCTGCGTGTTGGACAAGCGTATTTATTCTGGTGGCGTATGGGACGCTTCTCGTCCTGTGGGAAGGTCCCCAGTGCAGGCTGGGACTCACTCGATGGCTCGCTCTGGGGCCTGAGGCCCAGCTGGGGAGTGGCCATGTCCAGCCTGCCTGCGGTGACCAGCCTTTGTCCAAGTCCAAACGTGCCATCCGTGAAGGCCGTCACTCTGGGGGGGATTTCTGTACTCAGAGAGACTTTTCAGGACCTTCCTTGGCTGGGGAGAGAGGACCCCAGTCGTTCGCaggaagctggggctgggggcagggtccGATGGCTGGGGCTGTGCCTTGGTGGTGGTCTGCCCCcctccctggccctgccctgccctccggGTCTGCCTTCTCCCAGCCAGCCCTCCCTTCTTTCCCGGCACATGTAGATGCTTCAGACGCCAAAGCCAGGGAGCGGAGGAGGGGCGGGCCTCTGCCCACATCGTCCTCCAAGGAGGCCTCCGAGGCCCAGGACCCCAGGTAGCACGTCTGGAAGGCAGACACACACCCCGCCCATGGCCCCACCTTCTCGGCAGACCAGGGTGCGGATTTCCAGGGGCCCTGGGTGCGGGGGCCGAGGTCATCAGCCCTTTCAGCTCCTCGGAAGGGACTCTCCCCAGGGTCAGCCTCTTGCTGGACACTTTCCCTCCAGAGACGCCTCTGGATCTTTTAGCCCCAAGCATCTGAGGGGGAGGCCCTGTCTGCCGGGCTGCACGGAGCTGACCCACAGCCTGAGCGGGCCTGTGGGAGCCCATCGCCCACACCCCCGGATCCAGGCCCCGGTCCAGGGTCTGGTTCTCGCGGGCTAACTCTGGCTACCCCCGTTGGCCTGGTGTCTCTGGCTGccggcccctccctccccggcGATGCCCCAGGCTGTGGCATGGTGCAGGTTTTGGGGCTACTGAGGCCTCCCTGCTCCTGCCGCCCCAGGGATGGGCTGTGGCTGAGAGGCTGCTTTGCCCTTGACCCcactgggcagcagtggccaaGGGCGAGGGAAAGCTGAGCTTTGGATTCATGGCATGGCCGTGCAGAGACGTGGGCTCATCCGCCCACCTGCACGTGTTATTTTTCCTCCAGGAAGCCGCCTGCTTCCACTGACTTCCGTGGAGGTCACAAGGTCACGAGATGCAGGGGCGTGAGAGGAGGGCCGTGGGTGGACAGAGCCTTGTGGACAGGCAACCCATGGAGGGGGTTGCCCAGACCCACAAGGGGTGGGGCTGCCTGCATAGTGGTACTTGGTCTTGGGTGATCCCTAGTCCCGTCTGCCTCTCCCTGACCTGGCAGTTTGCGTCGGGCAGTGTGGCCCCACGTTCCAGGTCTCCCTGAGGGTGGGGATCCCGTCTGGAGTGTGTCCCACCCAGTGGTCCTCACTGCCTCTGGCCAGACCACATGGACGTGCTGGACCTGACTGCAGATGGGCAGGGTTCTGGGCCGCTGTCAGGGTGGAGCAGACGGGGTCTGGGGGCATCGTGGCTGTGACATTGGCTCTTCTGGGGACCGGCATCTCATGGAGGTGCACGCGGCCCGAGCGGGCCTCTCTCCAGCCGCAAGAGGCCAGAGCTGCCCAGGACGCCATCGACACCCAGGATCACCACGTTTCCTCCGGTGCCGATCACCTGTGACGCCGTGCGCAACAAGTGTCGCGAGATGCTGACCGCTGCCCTGCAGACGGACCGTGAGTGCCTGGGCCGGGGCCACCCAGCACACCTCGGGGTCCTGGCTCCTGACACACGCTTGAGTCCCAGGTGGCCTGGGCCCTGCCTGCCTGTGGAGGCCTGAGTCCAAGCCCGTGCTGCTGACCTTGGGGGCAGGGAGCCGGGGGTCTTTGGGGAGCAGGGAACCTGGATCCCGCGCAGACTGAGGCGTTGTGGGGAGCCGGCAGGGCAGCTGGTCAGGGCTCCTTCTTGCAGATGACCACGTGGCTGTTGGTGCAGACTGCGAGCGCTTGTCGGCCCAGATCGAGGAATATATCCTTTGTGCAGCGGCTCGGGGGCTGGAGTTCTGGAGGACTTGCGGGGCCGGCCAGGCTCAGCTCTGCTCGTGGTCACTGTACTGCGCCCTCGCCAGGGGGTTGGGCGGTCGGGTGGGCTTGCTTGTCTTTGACCAGGGGGCTCCTCCCAGACCCTCTGGGGTCTGACCAGGCCTGCGGTGGGCCTGGGTCCCGGGCCTCCAGCCTGCAGCTGGGTCTCAGCCGGGGAAGCGTCAGTGTCGACGACCCGGTGTGGCTGGCTCTTCCGACACGGCCCCCACGAAAGGCCCTGGCtgacctggggcaggggtggagggcagggcatCGGCCTCCCTACGGGTCCTTAAACGTCTGCACGCATCTTCCGGGACGTGGGGAACACGGACATGAAGTACAAGAACCGCGTGCGGAGCCGCCTCTCCAACCTCAAGGACGCCAAGAACCCCAGCCTGCGGCGCAATGTGCTGTGCGGCGCCATCACGCCCCAGCAGATCGCCGTGATGACCTCGGAGGTGAGCCTGTGGGGGCGCGGGGGGCTGCCCCTGGGGGGCCGCGGGCTAAGCACGCGCCCCTCGCCCCAGGAGATGGCCAGCGACGAGCTGAAGGAGATCCGCAAGGCCATGACCAAGGAGGCCATCCGCGAGCACCAGATGGCACGCACGGGCGGCACGCAGACCGACCTGTTCACCTGCGGCAAGTGCAGGAAGAAGAACTGCACCTACACGCAGGTGAGCGTCGGCAGCCCTCCCGGGGCCCCGCCCTCCCGGGGCCCCGCCCCTCCTCGGAGCCGCCCATGCCCCTGCTATGCAGGCTGGATCCCCCTTGCGCCTGGACACGTGCGGTGTGAGTGGCGCTGGGACGGGGGTCCGACAACCTAGTCTCCGATGGGGCCGGGAGCTGCAGTCACCCTTGGGGCCTCCCTCTTGCCGAGGACCCCTGCTCCCCAGTAGGCAGTCTCGGGCGGTGGGTCCAGCCCGTCCTGGGGCACTGAAGTTTGGGAGCCCGGCCCCGCTGTGTTGCTGCTGGTGGGAGGATGGGTGTCCGGTGGTGGTAGCAGGACTACACTCAGAGTTGTGGAGGTGGACGCTGATGTGGGCCCCAAGAGATGTCGGGGGCCCTGTAAGAGGAAAGCGGTTGGGGCGACTGCAAGGTTGGGGTTGTAGGGCAGCCTCAGCCCAGGTGACGTGAGGCCAGCGCGGCCCGAGGCCATGGGTGGCGGGCTCCCCAGGTTGTGACTCCTGGGAAGTCCTGCTCCCTGGGGCTTCCAGCTGCAAGTGACTGAGGCCCTGGGGCTGGGCCCCTCCCACCGTGGCCCTCCCCACAGGTGCAGACCCGCAGCTCCGATGAGCCTATGACCACGTTCGTCGTCTGCAACGAGTGTGGAAACCGCTGGAAGGTAGGTGGGTGAGCCCAGGCCATCCCCAGCCCTGTTCTCTGGAGGTGGGTGTCTCCAGCCTTTGTGGGGTCTGTGGTGTGACTTGGGGGATGGCCATGCCAGCCAGCCCCCTGGGAGTTTTGGAGATGGTGGATGgagaccccagccctgcctcctgccctttGGGGTCCTGCGGGCCGCACGGCTGGATGGACGCCTCTCACCTGTTTCTTGCAGTTCTGCTGAGCCTTGCGCATGTGTGCCTGCAGCCTTGGGCCACGGCCAGTGCGGTCCATCGCCCTTTCCCCATCCTCTGCCAACAGATACAGCTTCTCTGGAGACCTGCCCTTTGCCCACCTGGCCTTCCTCAGAAGGCAGcacaccctgccccccaccctgcctgCAGTGcacctttcttcctctttccccccagttattaaatgtttctttttgccACTGTTTTTTCCCTGGCCCTTGGTCCTGGTGGGCCATGCACAGGCTTGGGCTTCAAGCTGGGTCCCCCATCCCCTCATCTCTGGTTTgatccccccaacccccgccgcTGCGGGGACAGCCCACCTCCCTGGGGTCAGGTGACGCTGAGGCTTGGCCTCGTGGAACAGCACTGGACGGAAGAGCCCGCTGGCTCTCAGAGGGGCCCGAGTGCGCCcgtgggaggggcagggctgggcacgcATAGCATGAGGATCAGGTGGGGAGGGCCGTGGGCGCACGGAGGAGCCGGGGTCTCACGACCTCTCCAGGCACCGCAGCTCAGGGTCCAGGGATTATGGGCGGGAGGCTAAGTCTGGGCCCCACAGCCGTGCCTGCCTGCAACCCTTCACGATGCCCCACTGCTCGTGGAAGCAGTGTGGATGGGGGTGGACCCCTGACCAGACCCTCTGCGCCCCGGTTGGTTGCAGCGTTGAATCGCTTTACCAAGCAGAAACTCAGGGAACAGGGTGGCAAGTGTGTGCCTTGTGGGGCCCGTGAGACAGTACAGGTGACTGCCTGGCACCCAGGGTCTCGGGGAGGTCTCCCCCGTAAGTGTCCTGCCCCAGCCGGCCAGCCCCTGCCAGGGACCCTGCCTGCCCAGGACCTGGCCGGTGCCTCTTGCTGCGTTGCCACCCTTGGTGGCCAGGTGCCTTGGGGGCCACAGCGCCCTCACGTGGGGAGGGCGGAGCACAGCGGCCTGCTGAGGCCGTTGCTCTGAGGGGCGGGGTTGGAGCAGAGCACAGGGTCCCTTCACTGAGCCTGGCTGCTCCCCTGCTGGGGGTCCTGGGCAAGTCCTCCTCCTCTAATTGCCCCCGCAAATGTGGACAGAGGGGAGAggcttttactttaaaaatatcttcaataATAAGATTCTATTTTGGGGGGAAGAGGAGTGGAGTTaaatatgaaaacttttttttttgtttttttgataaaacACACAGTGCCATGTTTCCTGGTTTACACTCAATGAACACATAAAAGAGAGACCGGGTCCTGCTGCCTTGAGCCTCGTTCTGAGGTCCTGGGTCTGATCCCGGGGTGCACATGGCACCAGCTGGAGGTCTCCTCTCGTCACAGAACTGGACAGAGGTTCTGTTCTCCACCAGAGGCATTTCTCAGGGCCCCCAGGGGCCCGGGGAGGAGGACCGTGTGAGCTTTGCGGGTCCAGGATTCTTTCAGGGAGGGCGCCTCCTTTCACCAGGTGGGAACCCCAGCAGGAAGCGCTcagtgggggtggtggtgctggAGGGGCTGCCTAGGCCCAGAGGCCCTCACGCCTGCCTCTCGGCTGGATCCCGGGGCGCTGGGTCctctgggtggggaagggggcttCTGGCCTGCCCTGCACCCGGAGCTCCTGCCTGGGACCGCCCGGGGCGCTGGGCCCGGCGGGTGTGCCCCACACGTGAAGCGCTCTTGTGAAAGGAGTCTCTGCCCGCGGGAGGGGTCCCGCGTCCAGGCAGCCACGGTGGGCAGTCTAGGCTTCACTGGAGGACGTGGAGCGCCCCCGGAGCAGCAGGGCGCGGTAGGCGGGGGAGCTGAGGAAGCGGGGGTAGGAGTCTCGGTGCATCAGCGTGTAAATCTGCAGCTGCGCGTCGTCAAACGTGTGCGCCGACGGCTCCTGCATCTTCTTGTTGATGCCCTCCCGCACCCGGGAGTCCAGGCTCACCTGCGGGACAGGGGCCGCGGTCAGGGGCCCGCaggcgcccccgccccccaccccggccccgcgCGGCGCACCTCCTTGGGGGACAAGATGGACACATAGTCCTCGTAGATGAGGCGCGCCTTCTCGTCCACCACGTGCTGGTTGGCCTCGGCCTTGAGCTCCTCGCACGCCAGCCAGAAGAGCATGTTCTCCTCGCTGTACTCGGTGCGCAGGAACTCCCGGAACACGCTGCGGCCCGCTGGGCTGTGCATCAGCTTGTCGAAGGACTGCGCCCAGCTCCGCACCTCCTCGGGGCTCGGCGTGGCGCTGCGGGGGATGCGCATCCGGGTATCCGCCACCGGCcgcgccaggccccgccccctccgcccgGATCCCCCCACCCGCCCACACCGCGCAGAACCCCCGGCCAAGACTCACCAGGCTTcgcagctggggaggggctgTAGCCTGCTCTCGCGGGAGGCCCGCCACGCTCGCCGCCGCTCCTCGTTCCTGCCGGCAGAGGGGAAGGTGGCACTGCCCTCCGCGGCACGCGTGTGCGCGCAGGACGCTGGTCACACAGTGACACCGACACGTGTCTGTATGGGCACGAGGCCTAGGAGCTCTCAGCACACGTGTGAACCCCCTGCAGGGTGAGTCTGCTCCTTTCCCAGACTCCGGTCCGGCCCTGGGCCcgttttcttgcctttggggctTCACAGGCCCCTGGGGTAGCTCTCCCTCCCTGGCCTGACCTCGACCCCCACTGCTGTCTCCCAGAGACTCCGGCTGATGTGGAGAAAGCCCCCAGCCCGTGTGTCTGACCCCGGACTCTCCCTCGGGGTCCTGCTTCTCTCCTGCGTTCCGGGCACAGCGTCAGTGCTGGCTCCCCAGGCCACACCTCCAGCTGGACCTCTCCCCAGGGTCACTGAGACAGCTAACGGACACCTCAAACTCAAAGGGCCAGACAGAACTCAGtcccaccctacccccacccgCCAGACTCCTCGCTTGGCCCCCACGGCCAGATGCTCAGCGGGCCCTGACAATTCACGGCCTCGTGTCTCTAACCCCAGGCGCTCCCTCTCCTGTTTCAGGCCTCAGTTGCTCACTGGTCAGCTGATCCCCCTTTGGGTCCCCTCAGCGCTGTCCACTCAACAGCCAAGGGATGGAAGCCCGAAAAGGGCCAGGCCTCTGCAAGGCACAAAAACCCCAACAGGTTCCCCACGTGCCTAGAAACCACATTCCCCCTGGAGGCCCCATGTCCACCCCCTGCACTGTCCCAGGACCAGGTCTCTGCTTAAAGCTCCTCCACCTGACACAATCTGTAGGACCTGCTTTTGTTCTGCTGTGGGTCCCCAGGGCCAGTCTGGGCCGTGCGCGTGCACGTGCTGGCTAGGTGCCTGCATGTGGACACAACCTCGGCACACCAGCCATGAAAGTCACACACACAGAGGGGCCTGGGCACTGGCCGCCGGTCACCAGGCCCCTGGACGAGGGCTGTGGGTGATGCCTCAAAGGCCCCCGAGGGGTTGAGGAGTGGGGTCCTGGGCCCCAGGCCCGCTCAGTGCCCCCCTCCCCGCTGGGCACACGGTGCACCCCAGGCCCACGTACCAAGAGCAGCTGCAACAGCAGCACCAGCACAAGCAGCAGGGGTTTCGCCCGGGGGGGGCCGGGGGGGCCGCATCAGGACTGGACATGGAGGGAGGCTGGTCCCCCTCCTCTGGCCCTGTGTGCTGGGGGAAGACGGGGCCACCTCAGCCTCCAGGCAGAACCTGTCGGAACCACctgcttcccccccgccccccgcctgccTGCTGGGGGCCGTGCTTGCTCCCGGGGGGGGCATGACCCTTCTGGCCTCCCAGGTGTCCAAGGGTCTCCCAACTCCTAGTCATGCCCCCAGCCCCCGAGGGACAGAGTCAGCGGTGGAGGCGGCCCACCTGCTTCTCAGCCTCAGGCGGGGTGGGCATGGGTGGGTGGAAGAGGTTGCCGGGGCTCCGTGGTGCCTGCTCCAGGACCCTCACCACAGCCTGGGGCTCTGAGAAGAGAGGCCGGGACTCTCACGGAGGACCTGACACCGGTGGCGGCCTGCCGCCCTGGAGAGGTCCCGATCCTCCCGGAGGcgtccccccgccccctgcccggcCTCCCGCCTCCAGACCGCTCTGCCCAGGCCCTGACCCCCACTCCAGTCTACACTGTGGCTGTGAGGGGATGTGAGGTCAGGAAGGAGGGGACCCCAGACAAGATCTCCACAGGAGGTTCTGGGACACCCCCATCTGCTCGCTCCCTGGGAAGCCGGAAGCCAGGGttcctctttcttggtttccGGCTCCTGGCCCCTCCCAAGGGGGCTGGAGGCCCTCAGAGTCTGGGGCTATAAGGGCGGTGCGTAGGGGTGGTGGTCAGACATTTAGACCCCCCCCATCCCAGCGCCCTCCATCCCAGGTTTTCCTCGGCTGGTGGGAGGTGGTGAGGGTTGCTCCCCACGAGGAGTCCGGCTCAGCCCTGGGGAGGCCCCCCACCTGCTCCTGGGGACTCAGCAGGGGCAGCAGACCAGGCCTGCGACAAGGAGGACTTGAGTAGGACTTGGGGCTGGGGCGGGACGTCCTGAGGGTGCGGGAAGTGCAGCAGGCGCCGGTGAGGAGGGCCGAGAGCCGCCAGGGACCGCCACCTTCTCGGCCCGGTCACTGGCCCGGCACCCGAACACTCGGCTGGCACCTTCCCGCGCCCAGGGTCTCCcggcctcccttcccctcccccccccccccccgccaggcTGCGGAAACCGCTGCGGCCCCAGGCCTCGccgcagggcagggcagggcagggcgggcgcgccgggcggcggcgggggagggggcgcgtCCTGCTCCCGGGCGGGTCGGAGCCGCGGGGTCCCTTCCGCTCGGCGTCGGGGCGCACCTTCCACGGTGCGGGCGCGCGGGGGACGCCGGCGCCCCATCCTGGTGAGCGGCCCCCGCGGGAAACCCGCGTACCCGAGCCGCGGGGGCGGCCAATC from Balaenoptera acutorostrata chromosome 15, mBalAcu1.1, whole genome shotgun sequence encodes the following:
- the TCEA2 gene encoding transcription elongation factor A protein 2 isoform X2; the encoded protein is MDLLRELKAMPVTLHLLQSTRVGMSVNALRKQSSDEEVVTLAKSLIKSWKKLLDASDAKARERRRGGPLPTSSSKEASEAQDPSRKRPELPRTPSTPRITTFPPVPITCDAVRNKCREMLTAALQTDHDHVAVGADCERLSAQIEECIFRDVGNTDMKYKNRVRSRLSNLKDAKNPSLRRNVLCGAITPQQIAVMTSEEMASDELKEIRKAMTKEAIREHQMARTGGTQTDLFTCGKCRKKNCTYTQVQTRSSDEPMTTFVVCNECGNRWKFC
- the RGS19 gene encoding regulator of G-protein signaling 19 isoform X3, producing the protein MHSPAGRSVFREFLRTEYSEENMLFWLACEELKAEANQHVVDEKARLIYEDYVSILSPKEVSLDSRVREGINKKMQEPSAHTFDDAQLQIYTLMHRDSYPRFLSSPAYRALLLRGRSTSSSEA
- the RGS19 gene encoding regulator of G-protein signaling 19 isoform X1: MPTPPEAEKQHTGPEEGDQPPSMSSPDAAPPAPPGRNPCCLCWCCCCSCSWNEERRRAWRASRESRLQPLPSCEACATPSPEEVRSWAQSFDKLMHSPAGRSVFREFLRTEYSEENMLFWLACEELKAEANQHVVDEKARLIYEDYVSILSPKEVSLDSRVREGINKKMQEPSAHTFDDAQLQIYTLMHRDSYPRFLSSPAYRALLLRGRSTSSSEA
- the RGS19 gene encoding regulator of G-protein signaling 19 isoform X2 is translated as MSSPDAAPPAPPGRNPCCLCWCCCCSCSWNEERRRAWRASRESRLQPLPSCEACATPSPEEVRSWAQSFDKLMHSPAGRSVFREFLRTEYSEENMLFWLACEELKAEANQHVVDEKARLIYEDYVSILSPKEVSLDSRVREGINKKMQEPSAHTFDDAQLQIYTLMHRDSYPRFLSSPAYRALLLRGRSTSSSEA
- the TCEA2 gene encoding transcription elongation factor A protein 2 isoform X1 encodes the protein MPCAPPGSWELWSGAGRARAWRAGVRTTCPKMQRGAAGAGGLNGGSPARGGAASAAAGAGGCGGRGRGPGREAEAGAAGAGGGAPEAMMGKEEEIARIARRLDKMVTKKSAEGAMDLLRELKAMPVTLHLLQSTRVGMSVNALRKQSSDEEVVTLAKSLIKSWKKLLDASDAKARERRRGGPLPTSSSKEASEAQDPSRKRPELPRTPSTPRITTFPPVPITCDAVRNKCREMLTAALQTDHDHVAVGADCERLSAQIEECIFRDVGNTDMKYKNRVRSRLSNLKDAKNPSLRRNVLCGAITPQQIAVMTSEEMASDELKEIRKAMTKEAIREHQMARTGGTQTDLFTCGKCRKKNCTYTQVQTRSSDEPMTTFVVCNECGNRWKFC